The genomic DNA CAGCGTCGAGGCGCATGCCGCGGCGATGCGCGCGGTGCGCCCGGGCATGCACGAGTACGACCTGCAGGCCGAGCTCGAATACGTGTTCCGCCGCAACGAGGCGCAGCCGGCGTATGAAAGCATCATCGGCACCGGCGCCAACGCCTGCGTGCTGCATTACCGCGCCAACCGCGCGCGCATCGGCGCCGACGACCTGGTGCTGATCGACGCCGGAGCCGAATACCGCGGCTACGCCGCAGACATCACCCGGACGTTCCCCGCCAGCGGCCGCTTCAGCCCGGCACAGCGGGCACTCCACGACGTGGTGCTGGCCGCGCATGCGCAGGCCTGCGCCCAGGCGAGGCCGGGCGTGCCGTACGCGTCGATCCACGACGCCGCGGTGGAGGTGCTGGTGGACGGCATGTTGCAGCTGGGGCTGCTCAAGGGCCGCGCCCGGAAGCTCATCGCCGATGGCGCCTACAAGCGCTTCTATCCGCACAAGACCGGCCATTGGCTGGGCCTGGACGTGCACGATGTCGGCGATTACCGCATCGAGGGCGAATCGCGGCTGCTCGAGCCCGGGATGGTGCTGACCGTCGAGCCGGGGCTCTACATCCCGCCCGACGCGGCCGGCGTGGCTGCCAAGTGGCGCGGGCTTGGCGTGCGCATCGAGGATGACCTCGCGATCACCCGCGATGGCCACGAGGTCCTCACCGCCGGGCTTGCGCGCAGCGCCGGGGAGATCGAGGCCTTCATGGCCGGGCCGGGCTGAGCGCCCGGCCGCGTCGCATCCGGCGGAACCGTCAGCCGTCGGTGCGGGCGAACTCGTCGCGGGTCAGGTTGACCGGCGCACCGTCGGCGGTGATCACCAGGTCGTCCTCGATGCGGATGCCCCCGTACGGGCGCAGCGCGTCGACGCGGTCCCAGTCGACCTCGCCGGCGTGCGGCCCTTCGCGCAGCTCGCGCATCAGCAGGTCGGCGAAGTAGATGCCGGGCTCGTTGGTGACCACCATCCCCGGCTCGAGGGTACGGGTCAGGCGCAGGTAGGGATGGCCCTCGGGCTTCGGCAGGGTGCCGCCCGCATCCGATGCGGCAAAGCCCGCGACGTCGTGGACCTGCAGGCCGATGCCGTGGCCAAGGCCATGCGGGAAGAACCTGCTGCTCACGCCCGATTCGAGCGCCGCTTCCGGCGACATCCGGATCACCCCGGCGTCGCGCAGCACGCCGGCCAGTGCCAGGTGGGCGTCGAGGTGCAGCTCACGGTAGTCGGTGCCGGCGGTGAACCGCTCGCACAGCCCGCGTTCCACCGCGTCGACCGCGTCAATCAGCGACTGGAATTCGCCGTCGCGGTCGCTGGCCCAGGTGCGGGTGATGTCGCAGGCGTAGCCGGCGTGGCTGGCGCCGGCGTCGATCAGGAAACTGCGCACGGGCTTGGGCGGCAGGCGATCGCGCTCGGTGTAATGCAGCACGGCCGCATGCTCGTTGAGGGCGACGATGTTGTTGTACGGCAGTTCCG from Luteimonas sp. YGD11-2 includes the following:
- a CDS encoding aminopeptidase P N-terminal domain-containing protein — encoded protein: MSAARNASDPYARRRRQLMRMAGDHAILVLPSAPVRVRSRDTHFPYRQDSDLWYLTGFEEPDAVLVLVPGRAHGEALLFCRERDPGREAWDGPRVGPEGAVDALGMDDAYPIDDLDEILPGLLEGRTRVYYHFGRDTDFDLKLIGWLNRVRAQVRLGAQPPHEFLELGHLLDEMRLFKSRDELRLMKRAARISVEAHAAAMRAVRPGMHEYDLQAELEYVFRRNEAQPAYESIIGTGANACVLHYRANRARIGADDLVLIDAGAEYRGYAADITRTFPASGRFSPAQRALHDVVLAAHAQACAQARPGVPYASIHDAAVEVLVDGMLQLGLLKGRARKLIADGAYKRFYPHKTGHWLGLDVHDVGDYRIEGESRLLEPGMVLTVEPGLYIPPDAAGVAAKWRGLGVRIEDDLAITRDGHEVLTAGLARSAGEIEAFMAGPG
- the pepQ gene encoding Xaa-Pro dipeptidase, with the translated sequence MTVDLAPLYADHLATLQRRAAVALERGGFDRLVIPAGTLHYQVFDDRDYPYAVNPQFKAWVPLVRHPGSWLVVTPGERPKLVYLQPFDYWHVVPEAPSGFWVEHFDVVVIRTVEEALQHLPDNAARCAILGEPQSALGDFVPGNPQPVLDYLDYHRAYKTPYEIEMMRAATVRGVRAHRAAERAFRAGASEFGIHLAYCQAGGQDSTELPYNNIVALNEHAAVLHYTERDRLPPKPVRSFLIDAGASHAGYACDITRTWASDRDGEFQSLIDAVDAVERGLCERFTAGTDYRELHLDAHLALAGVLRDAGVIRMSPEAALESGVSSRFFPHGLGHGIGLQVHDVAGFAASDAGGTLPKPEGHPYLRLTRTLEPGMVVTNEPGIYFADLLMRELREGPHAGEVDWDRVDALRPYGGIRIEDDLVITADGAPVNLTRDEFARTDG